A window of Ranitomeya variabilis isolate aRanVar5 chromosome 2, aRanVar5.hap1, whole genome shotgun sequence contains these coding sequences:
- the LOC143809289 gene encoding uncharacterized protein LOC143809289 produces MVYTAGMCKALNDSCRELLSPCTLQMGVSRGLGPLTMYLFTEEGVSFQTDNDMFLSSGCNGKQYLVQVRELKDLNSKFLITLLPNGKIMLKDSRDSYVSCADKEGVFYLDTEKSIPDESCEFEVFHDGDRVLFKAFNGLFVFRNFRYHGNVIEVGRSSMDDCCRFRTGMGDLYAPSFDISDVELHDISKIVCRPYVLKKETFVNKTDEVQSHDFTFSWETRITETTQWENTWALDSKLSTSFSVLGFEGTITYNGHFQKIATVNRSIAERRRVTVDVPRRGKVTAQLVVSKMENVSLPFIASVRKHEVSGESMHFEEKGVWKGLVYDNLTLETKQESEGVSCTAL; encoded by the exons ATGGTGTATACAGCGGGTATGTGTAAGGCACTGAATGACAGTTGTAGG GAGCTGCTCAGCCCCTGTACTCTCCAGATG gGGGTTTCCCGAGGTCTTGGACCCCTCACTATGTACTTGTTTACTGAGGAAGGTGTCTCCTTCCAGACTGACAATGACATGTTCCTGTCCTCGGGTTGTAATGGAAAGCAATACCTGGTCCAAGTCCGGGAGTTGAAGGACCTTAACAGCAAGTTTCTCATCACTTTGCTTCCAAATGGCAAGATTATGCTGAAGGATTCTCGAGACTCATATGTCAGCTGTGCAGACAAAGAAGGTGTTTTCTATTTGGATACAGAGAAAAGCATCCCAGATGAGTCTTGTGAGTTTGAAGTGTTTCATGATGGTGACAGGGTTCTGTTCAAGGCCTTCAATGGCCTCTTTGTGTTCCGGAACTTTCGATACCATGGTAATGTCATTGAAGTTGGCCGTTCCAGTATGGATGACTGTTGTCGGTTTCGTACTGGGATGGGTGACTTGTATGCCCCTTCTTTTGATATCTCGGACGTTGAATTGCATGACATCTCCAAGATTGTCTGCCGCCCATATGTGCTTAAGAAGGAGACTTTTGTCAACAAAACGGATGAAGTCCAGAGTCATGATTTCACTTTTAGTTGGGAGACCAGAATCACTGAGACAACTCAATGGGAAAATACTTGGGCACTTGACTCCAAATTATCTACTTCATTTTCTGTCTTGGGCTTTGAAGGAACTATAACTTATAATGGTCATTTCCAGAAGATCGCCACTGTCAATAGGTCAATAGCAGAAAGGAGACGTGTCACAGTTGATGTCCCACGGCGTGGTAAAGTTACAGCTCAGTTAGTGGTTTCCAAAATGGAAAATGTTTCCCTCCCATTCATTGCCTCTGTCCGCAAGCACGAAGTGAGTGGGGAAAGCATGCACTTTGAGGAAAAGGGGGTATGGAAGGGACTTGTGTATGATAATCTAACTTTGGAAACCAAGCAGGAATCTGAAGGGGTTTCATGCACTGCACTTTAA